The Candidatus Nitrosocaldus cavascurensis genome segment AAACTCTTTACTGCTTGGTAACTGCTAGCGATCTATACGCAGCATCTATAAACCTTAGGTATGAGTTTAGTACAGCCCTAATAGTTGATACATCCTTTGCATGTATCATCATCCTAACTCTTGAATCCTCAAGTACTATGCTAGTCTCAACACCTTCATCCTTGCCTTTACTGTTTGCTCTACATTCAGGTTCAAGTGCAACATAGATAGATCTTACTACACTAATACTACTACTCTCCCTATCCCTCCCACTGCTCCTATCATCCTCTACCTCTACTGTAGCATCAACCCTAGAGATCATAAGCTCCTCCAGCAACCTTGTAGTTACACTTGCCGCACTTCCATATCCCTATTGCCTCACGCTTGAACCTTATTGAGCCACACATTGGACAGTTACGCCTCCTCTTTAGCATCAAGTAGATCTTGGTATACCTCCTCCTTAACGTAGCACCATACTTTGCACCTAAACCCTTTAAACTCTCGCTCTTATACTTCATACCACTCACTCTGCTATTAGCCATACTTATATTATTTGTCCTGCTCCTGCTCTCTTGCTCTTGCAGCAACATTACCTATCTTCTCTCTCATCTCTTTCCCTATGCTTATTGCTAGAGTTGCCACCTCGCTCAACTGCTCTAATGAGAATGTACCGCTACCTCCTTTCTGTATGGCACATACCCTTCCATGCTCATCTGTAGCCATTGTTATCCTAGCATCCATGCATGCCTCTTCCTCAGCAGTTGGATCAACTATTATGCTATTCCCTATCTTTGCCATAGTAACAGATACAGGTATGGTGTTTATTGGTAGAGGTATGGTCTCCTCACTCTTAACCAGCTTATCATCCTGTACATCATACTTTGGTATCCTTGCTGTAAGTAGTGCTGCTACTACAGCATATGATGTTGCATCGAATAGGTTGCCATCTGAGTTGAGTACGCTAACATCAGCAAATACAGCATAGACCTTCTTCCCACTTATAAGCACGAGTTTGTCCAATGCTATCATCTCTGACTCTCTTATCCCTCTATCAACAACCCTAGCAAGTTCTATTGCATCCTCATCTGGAGGTCCTGGCTCTGCGTATGGTGATGCCAATGGCAGAACCTCAGCATTGCATATGAATAGTCCTTTATCTGGCATATCTGGGAAGGGTTCATCAACCTCAACCTTTATGCCTGCTATAACCTGTGTATTGCCAAGAGAGACAAGGGCAGAGCCATTGGCCTTTTTTATCAACCCAACATCTATCCTCAACTCCCTGTAATCCCTCAGCCCTCTGCCATCAAGCCTCTTGCTCATTGCAAGGAGTTCGCTCATCTGTGCCCTCCTTAGTTGCTCTACTATGGTGGTAGTCTTCTTAACACTCATCCCCATTAACCTCCCTACTCTCCCTCTTCCTCATCATCCTCTCCTCCTCCATTATCTGCTGTGCTGAAGTACTTCTTCATCAGTGCTTCCCTCTGCATGTTATATACCTGCATACACCCACTTATAGCTAGGTTAAGGCATTCTCTATACTCATCTGCTGTCAACTTGCCATCCAACTGTAGCAGTGAGATCTGCTTTAGGTTTGGTAGATATGCTACAGGCATATCCGCTTCGCCCATCTTATCCTCCTCATCATTTATATCTAGCACTATCCTCCCTCCAACCTTGCCAGCAGCACATGCAGCAACAAGGTCACGCATATTTATACCAGCATCAGCAAGCGCTACAGATGCAGCAGTTATCCCAGCACACCTTGATCCTCCATCTGACTGGAGCACTTCTATGAACACATCTATAACAGTTCTAGGATAATCCTCAAGGATCAGTGCTGGCTCAAGTGCTTCCCTGGTTATCTTCGATATCTCTATCTCCCTCCTCGATGGTGCAGGGTTCTTCCTCTCCTCAACAGAGAATGGGAGCATATGATACCTGCACCTCAGCACACTTCGATCTGGAAGTGCCATATGCTTTGGATGCACCTCTTTGGGCCCATAAACAGCAACTACGATCTTGTTCTTCCCAAACTCTATATAGGATGAGCCATCTGCATTCTTGAGTACACCAACCTCTATCTTCACTGGCCTTAGCTCATTCCATCTCCTCCCATCTATCCTTATACCTTCTTCACTCATCAACTTGCTCATCTTCCTACTTGCACCCCCTGAAGCATCTCCTTGACCCTCTCTGTTAAGTTTGCTGTATGTGCACCTTCCTCAACCATCCTTATAGCCTTAACCGCCACATGCATGGCATCCTTGTTTGCTCCTGTAACTACAAGCACACCATTCTGCCCAACCAATATCCTGCATCTTGTCAACTGCTCTATCATCTGTATCATTGAACCCCTCTTACCTATAAGCCTTGGTACCTTGGTTGGGTTTATCTTCACTATCTCCCCCTCACCTATCTTGCCTAGATCCTTATCAGCAACTGTAAGCAATGGGTCTCTAGTCCTATCAAAGTTGAGTATTCTACATGCTATAACATCTCCTATGTTGAACCTCTTCGTTAGATCATCCCTGCTTGGTGAGAACTCCTTCCCAAATACATCCTGTGCTGGTAGATGACCTAGGAAGCACGAGTTTATATCAACCTCCCATGCAAGTGCTGAGTAGTCTATTATCTTACCTATCACAAGATCACCAACCCTTGGTATGTATATGCCAGAGAGCGGGATTACCTTAACACCATTCTGGCTTATCTCAACTATCCCTATCCTTGTGGAGTGCAGTCTATCCCCTACCTTTATAACATTTGCCAATGGCTTGAGATGAGGATTGCCCTCAACTATCAGATCTCCTGGAAGTACATACCTCTTTGCTATCATCTCATCATCACCGCCTGCGCTGTACCCTTTGTTATCGATGCTAGTCTATCCATCATGTTCGCCTGTATTGCAGCAGGGATCTCTATTATAACCTTTAGAGAACCATCAGCCTGCCACTCCTCCTTGATTATCTCACCCATGCTCTTTATCACACTATATGATTGTGCAGTGTACTGTGCTGGCACTATAAGAGTAAACTTCAGCCTCTCAGACTTCATTGGGAGTATACTCCTTAGAGCATCAACAACGCTCTTAACCTG includes the following:
- the rrp41 gene encoding exosome complex exonuclease Rrp41, with the protein product MSKLMSEEGIRIDGRRWNELRPVKIEVGVLKNADGSSYIEFGKNKIVVAVYGPKEVHPKHMALPDRSVLRCRYHMLPFSVEERKNPAPSRREIEISKITREALEPALILEDYPRTVIDVFIEVLQSDGGSRCAGITAASVALADAGINMRDLVAACAAGKVGGRIVLDINDEEDKMGEADMPVAYLPNLKQISLLQLDGKLTADEYRECLNLAISGCMQVYNMQREALMKKYFSTADNGGGEDDEEEGE
- the rrp4 gene encoding exosome complex RNA-binding protein Rrp4, whose product is MIAKRYVLPGDLIVEGNPHLKPLANVIKVGDRLHSTRIGIVEISQNGVKVIPLSGIYIPRVGDLVIGKIIDYSALAWEVDINSCFLGHLPAQDVFGKEFSPSRDDLTKRFNIGDVIACRILNFDRTRDPLLTVADKDLGKIGEGEIVKINPTKVPRLIGKRGSMIQMIEQLTRCRILVGQNGVLVVTGANKDAMHVAVKAIRMVEEGAHTANLTERVKEMLQGVQVGR
- the rrp42 gene encoding exosome complex protein Rrp42, coding for MSVKKTTTIVEQLRRAQMSELLAMSKRLDGRGLRDYRELRIDVGLIKKANGSALVSLGNTQVIAGIKVEVDEPFPDMPDKGLFICNAEVLPLASPYAEPGPPDEDAIELARVVDRGIRESEMIALDKLVLISGKKVYAVFADVSVLNSDGNLFDATSYAVVAALLTARIPKYDVQDDKLVKSEETIPLPINTIPVSVTMAKIGNSIIVDPTAEEEACMDARITMATDEHGRVCAIQKGGSGTFSLEQLSEVATLAISIGKEMREKIGNVAARAREQEQDK
- a CDS encoding KEOPS complex subunit Pcc1, which encodes MLEELMISRVDATVEVEDDRSSGRDRESSSISVVRSIYVALEPECRANSKGKDEGVETSIVLEDSRVRMMIHAKDVSTIRAVLNSYLRFIDAAYRSLAVTKQ